Proteins encoded within one genomic window of Pigmentiphaga sp. H8:
- a CDS encoding sel1 repeat family protein, protein MTRSHIFPRMVLTLAPWLFAAAVLAPAASAAAPLSEIATSEQFYQLALEARSEGDYAAMLMRLRQAATRGDLEAQEMLASVLLAGPALYGAGVKADPCEAMHWAHLALERGSATARHQWMVLNGLRDVPRIRKGCRPPPLYR, encoded by the coding sequence GTGACGCGCTCGCACATCTTTCCCCGCATGGTTCTTACCCTGGCGCCGTGGCTGTTTGCCGCGGCCGTCCTGGCGCCAGCCGCCTCGGCGGCGGCGCCGCTCTCGGAGATCGCCACTTCCGAGCAGTTCTATCAACTGGCGCTGGAGGCCCGTTCGGAAGGGGACTACGCCGCCATGCTGATGCGGCTGCGGCAGGCCGCCACGCGTGGCGACCTGGAGGCCCAGGAAATGCTGGCTTCGGTCCTGCTGGCAGGTCCGGCGCTGTATGGCGCCGGCGTGAAGGCGGATCCGTGCGAGGCGATGCACTGGGCCCACCTGGCCCTGGAACGGGGCAGCGCGACCGCACGGCATCAATGGATGGTTCTGAACGGCCTGCGCGACGTGCCGCGCATCCGCAAGGGCTGCCGGCCGCCGCCCCTGTACCGATAG
- a CDS encoding ABC transporter ATP-binding protein, translating to MAVPRLELRGITKRYPGVLANDEVSLAIAPGEIHAVLGENGAGKSTLMKIAYGALAPDAGQILWDGRPVAPRAPDDARALGVGMVFQHFVLFDTLTVAQNVLLGLPAGLAREVARGGAPSAWLAPLIERYRLDLDPDAYVGDLSVGEHQRVELLRALAARPRLLILDEPTSVLSPEARTALFATLRQLAAEGCSVAYISHKLAEIRELCDRCTVLRAGRSVAVVDPRDMAQDELATLMLGTAVDDVRSASPRPAGDTVLSVKNLSIPAPAGQRVGLHDVSFELRAGEILGVAGVSGNGQSLLLSALSGEDIRMPHDAVRLMGQSIGRLRPAARRELGLRAIPEERLGRGCVPEMGLDENMLLTLAPGQASSGGWIRRRALVQAAARVIGRHGVRAVSPRAPARSLSGGNLQKFMVGRELDGEPRVLLAAQPTWGVDIGAAARIHQALIDLRDAGGAALVISEDLDELLALCDRLAVMAGGRLSPAVARARVTADMLGRWMEGRWTHDPA from the coding sequence ATGGCCGTTCCTCGACTCGAACTGCGCGGGATCACCAAACGGTATCCCGGCGTCCTCGCGAACGACGAGGTCTCGCTGGCCATCGCGCCGGGCGAGATCCACGCCGTGCTGGGCGAGAACGGCGCGGGCAAGTCGACCTTGATGAAGATCGCGTACGGCGCGCTGGCGCCGGACGCGGGGCAGATCCTGTGGGATGGCCGGCCGGTGGCGCCGCGCGCGCCGGACGATGCGCGCGCCTTGGGCGTGGGCATGGTGTTCCAGCACTTCGTGCTGTTCGACACGCTGACCGTGGCGCAGAACGTGCTGCTGGGATTGCCGGCCGGGCTCGCGCGCGAGGTTGCGCGCGGCGGCGCCCCGAGCGCCTGGCTGGCGCCGCTGATCGAACGCTATCGCCTGGACCTGGATCCGGATGCCTATGTGGGCGATCTGTCGGTGGGCGAGCACCAGCGCGTCGAGCTGCTGCGCGCCCTGGCCGCGCGGCCGCGCCTGCTGATCCTGGACGAACCCACGTCGGTGCTGTCGCCCGAGGCCAGGACGGCCTTGTTCGCCACCCTGCGGCAACTGGCGGCCGAGGGGTGCAGCGTGGCCTACATCAGCCACAAGCTGGCGGAGATCCGCGAATTGTGCGATCGCTGCACGGTGCTGCGGGCGGGCCGTTCGGTGGCCGTGGTCGATCCGCGCGACATGGCGCAGGACGAACTGGCCACCCTGATGCTGGGAACAGCGGTGGACGACGTTCGCAGCGCTTCGCCGCGTCCGGCGGGCGATACGGTGTTGAGCGTGAAGAACTTGTCGATACCCGCTCCGGCGGGCCAGCGCGTGGGCTTGCACGACGTGTCGTTCGAGCTGCGGGCCGGCGAAATACTGGGCGTGGCGGGGGTGTCGGGCAACGGCCAGTCGCTGTTGCTGTCGGCGTTGTCGGGCGAAGATATCCGCATGCCGCACGATGCCGTGCGCCTGATGGGGCAGTCCATCGGCCGGCTTCGGCCGGCCGCGCGGCGCGAGCTGGGACTGCGCGCGATTCCCGAGGAACGCCTGGGGCGGGGTTGTGTGCCCGAGATGGGGCTGGACGAGAACATGCTGCTGACCCTGGCACCCGGGCAAGCGTCATCCGGAGGCTGGATACGGCGGCGCGCACTGGTCCAGGCCGCCGCCCGCGTCATCGGGCGCCACGGCGTGCGGGCGGTGTCGCCGCGCGCGCCGGCACGCAGCCTGTCCGGCGGCAATCTGCAGAAATTCATGGTGGGCCGCGAGCTCGATGGCGAACCGCGCGTGCTGCTGGCGGCTCAGCCGACCTGGGGCGTGGACATCGGCGCCGCCGCCCGCATCCACCAGGCGCTGATCGATCTGCGCGACGCCGGTGGCGCGGCCCTGGTCATTTCCGAGGACCTGGACGAGTTGCTTGCGCTGTGCGACCGGCTGGCCGTGATGGCGGGCGGGCGGTTGTCGCCGGCGGTGGCGCGTGCCCGGGTCACGGCCGACATGCTGGGGCGGTGGATGGAAGGACGGTGGACCCATGATCCAGCTTGA
- a CDS encoding ABC transporter permease, producing MIQLEPRAAASRLAAWLSPLVALALTMLGGAALFAMLGIDAWQGLRLFLVEPFNGVYAWGELAVKAVPLVLCAVGLSLCFRANVWNIGAEGQLIAGAIAGGGVALLAGPDTWRGYVALVMAAGMLGGMLWAALTAWLKDRFGANEMLVSLMLTYVVQLLLGYLVFGPWRDPYGYNFPQSRSFDEAAVLPVLWEGTRAHAGLWLALAATGAAWLFLARSHPGFRLRVTGAAPAAARYAGYSPRQALWTSMLACGALAGLAGIGEVAGPMQRLTTSVSPGYGFAAVIAAFLGRLHPAGALLAGLVMAALYIGGELAQSRLGLPASIVGVFQGLALALLLLGDTLVRYRIRWRRPAAAAR from the coding sequence ATGATCCAGCTTGAGCCGCGCGCCGCCGCCTCGCGGCTGGCGGCCTGGCTGTCGCCGCTGGTCGCGCTGGCGCTGACCATGCTGGGCGGCGCCGCGCTGTTCGCGATGCTGGGGATCGACGCCTGGCAGGGGCTGCGGCTGTTCCTGGTCGAGCCTTTCAACGGGGTCTACGCGTGGGGCGAACTCGCGGTCAAGGCGGTGCCGCTGGTTCTGTGCGCGGTGGGACTGTCGCTGTGTTTCCGGGCCAACGTCTGGAACATCGGCGCCGAAGGGCAGTTGATCGCGGGCGCCATCGCGGGCGGCGGCGTGGCCCTGCTGGCCGGGCCGGACACGTGGCGGGGCTACGTGGCGCTGGTCATGGCCGCGGGCATGCTGGGAGGCATGCTGTGGGCCGCATTGACGGCCTGGCTCAAGGACCGGTTCGGCGCCAATGAAATGCTGGTCAGCCTGATGCTGACCTACGTCGTGCAGCTCCTGCTCGGCTATCTGGTATTCGGGCCCTGGCGCGATCCTTATGGCTACAACTTCCCGCAGTCCCGATCATTCGACGAGGCAGCCGTGCTACCCGTGCTCTGGGAAGGCACACGCGCCCACGCCGGGTTGTGGCTGGCGCTCGCGGCCACCGGCGCGGCCTGGCTGTTCCTGGCGCGATCCCATCCGGGCTTCCGCCTGCGCGTGACGGGCGCCGCGCCCGCCGCCGCGCGCTATGCGGGGTACTCCCCGCGCCAGGCTCTGTGGACGTCCATGCTGGCGTGCGGCGCGCTGGCCGGACTGGCCGGCATAGGAGAAGTCGCGGGGCCGATGCAGCGGCTCACGACCTCGGTGTCGCCGGGCTATGGCTTCGCGGCGGTGATCGCGGCTTTCCTGGGGCGCCTGCATCCGGCCGGCGCGCTGCTGGCCGGCCTGGTCATGGCCGCGCTTTACATCGGCGGGGAACTGGCACAGTCGCGCCTGGGCCTGCCGGCTTCCATCGTCGGCGTGTTCCAGGGGCTGGCGCTGGCGTTGCTGCTGCTGGGCGATACGCTGGTGCGCTATCGCATCCGCTGGCGCCGCCCTGCGGCCGCGGCAAGGTGA